From Pulveribacter suum, a single genomic window includes:
- a CDS encoding GspE/PulE family protein, translated as MSTAPDLDSIPSAPAAPPAAAPTPPGGPLHWRQVVDWLRADGVITAEEAQRTINRCQHAESSQHPLVRLGAVAVQRARDGKPLDTELLTEYVAQRTGLPYLRIDPLKVDVGRVADAMSASYAERHKVLPVQVTGKEVVVATAEPFIDDWVGEVQRQAKREVRRVMANPQDITRYTAEFFALAKSVRAAQKAGGGATGSSFEQLVELGKTGKQLDANDQGVIRVVDWLWQYAFDQRASDIHLEPRREQGVIRFRIDGVLHPVYQMPMGVLNAMVARIKLLGRMDVVERRRPQDGRIKTRNPRGDEVEMRLSTLPTAFGEKMVMRIFDPDNAVKDLDALGFSPHDAGRWEQLVTRPHGIILVTGPTGSGKTTTLYSTLKRVATEEVNVSTVEDPIEMIEPSFNQTQVQPQLDFTFPEGLRALMRQDPDVIMVGEIRDLQTADMAVQAALTGHLVFSTLHTNDAPSAVTRLMELGVPPYLINATLLGVLAQRLVRTLCKQCRQRDREASPDALAALIRPWKVTGYRAYKPVGCVDCRMTGFRGRVGLYELLTVSEALKAQINEAPSIDALRRQAVKDGMRPLRLAGALRAAEGLTTLQEVIAATPPLE; from the coding sequence ATGAGCACCGCGCCCGACCTCGACAGCATTCCCTCCGCCCCGGCGGCGCCGCCGGCAGCCGCCCCCACGCCGCCCGGCGGGCCGCTGCACTGGCGCCAGGTGGTGGACTGGCTGCGCGCGGACGGCGTCATCACCGCCGAGGAAGCGCAGCGCACCATCAACCGCTGCCAGCATGCCGAAAGCAGCCAGCACCCGCTGGTACGCCTGGGCGCCGTGGCCGTGCAGCGCGCCCGCGACGGCAAGCCGCTCGATACCGAACTGCTGACCGAATACGTGGCGCAGCGCACGGGCCTGCCCTACCTGCGCATCGACCCGCTCAAGGTGGACGTGGGCCGCGTGGCCGACGCCATGAGCGCCAGCTACGCCGAGCGCCACAAGGTGCTGCCGGTGCAGGTCACCGGCAAAGAGGTGGTGGTGGCCACGGCCGAGCCCTTCATCGATGACTGGGTGGGGGAGGTGCAGCGCCAGGCCAAGCGCGAGGTGCGCCGCGTCATGGCCAACCCGCAGGACATCACGCGCTACACGGCCGAATTCTTCGCCCTGGCCAAGTCCGTGCGCGCGGCGCAAAAGGCCGGCGGCGGCGCCACCGGCAGCAGCTTCGAGCAGCTGGTGGAGCTGGGCAAGACCGGCAAGCAGCTGGACGCCAACGACCAGGGCGTGATCCGCGTGGTGGACTGGCTGTGGCAGTACGCCTTCGACCAGCGCGCCAGCGACATCCACCTGGAGCCGCGGCGCGAGCAGGGCGTGATCCGCTTTCGCATCGACGGCGTGCTGCACCCCGTCTATCAGATGCCCATGGGCGTCTTGAACGCCATGGTGGCGCGCATCAAGCTGCTCGGGCGCATGGACGTGGTGGAGCGCCGGCGCCCGCAGGACGGGCGCATCAAGACGCGCAACCCGCGCGGCGACGAGGTCGAGATGCGCCTGTCCACGCTGCCCACGGCCTTCGGCGAGAAGATGGTCATGCGCATCTTCGACCCCGACAACGCGGTGAAGGACCTGGACGCCTTGGGTTTTTCGCCGCACGACGCGGGCCGCTGGGAGCAGCTGGTCACGCGCCCGCACGGCATCATCCTGGTCACCGGGCCCACGGGCTCGGGCAAGACGACGACGCTGTACTCCACGCTCAAGCGCGTGGCCACCGAGGAGGTGAACGTCAGCACGGTGGAAGACCCCATCGAGATGATCGAGCCCAGCTTCAACCAGACGCAGGTGCAGCCGCAGCTGGACTTCACCTTCCCCGAAGGCCTGCGCGCGCTGATGCGCCAGGACCCGGACGTGATCATGGTGGGCGAGATCCGCGACCTGCAGACGGCCGACATGGCGGTGCAGGCGGCGCTCACCGGGCACCTGGTGTTTTCCACCCTGCACACCAACGACGCACCCAGCGCCGTCACGCGTTTGATGGAGCTGGGCGTGCCGCCGTACCTCATCAATGCCACGCTGCTGGGCGTGCTGGCGCAGCGCCTGGTGCGCACGCTGTGCAAGCAGTGCCGCCAGCGCGACCGCGAGGCCAGCCCCGACGCGCTGGCCGCTTTGATCCGGCCCTGGAAGGTCACGGGCTACCGCGCCTACAAGCCCGTGGGCTGCGTGGACTGCCGCATGACGGGCTTTCGCGGCCGCGTGGGCCTGTATGAGCTGCTGACGGTGAGCGAGGCGCTGAAGGCACAGATCAACGAGGCGCCCTCCATCGATGCGCTGCGCCGCCAGGCCGTCAAGGACGGCATGCGCCCGCTGCGCCTGGCCGGCGCGCTGCGCGCCGCAGAAGGCCTCACGACGCTGCAGGAAGTCATCGCCGCCACCCCGCCGCTGGAGTGA
- a CDS encoding spermine/spermidine synthase domain-containing protein, which produces MTRKKTPATAELPEVSVSDDGEVRHLHLGTPWIQGSMRIAEPFAIELEYVQRMMAWLLFVPPESVSKRNALQLGLGAGAITKFCHKLLRMRTTAVELNPQVLGVCRAWFKLPPDGPRLAVVLADAAQHIRRPELAGTVDFLAVDLYDHEAAAPVLDSAEFYADCRALLTDDGCLTVNLFGRASSYDRSLAQMAEAFGEQALWAFKPTREGNTVVLAQRTPSRPKRDELQARAEHIQARWDLPAPKWLRVFKPVAA; this is translated from the coding sequence TTGACCCGCAAGAAGACCCCCGCCACTGCCGAGCTGCCCGAAGTCAGCGTCTCCGATGACGGCGAGGTGCGCCACCTGCACCTGGGCACGCCGTGGATCCAGGGCTCCATGCGCATTGCCGAGCCGTTCGCCATCGAGCTGGAATACGTGCAGCGCATGATGGCCTGGCTGCTGTTCGTGCCGCCCGAGAGCGTGTCCAAGCGCAACGCCCTGCAGCTGGGCCTGGGGGCGGGGGCCATCACCAAGTTCTGCCACAAGCTGCTGCGCATGCGCACCACGGCGGTGGAGCTGAACCCGCAGGTGCTGGGCGTGTGCCGCGCCTGGTTCAAGCTGCCGCCCGACGGCCCGCGCTTGGCCGTAGTGCTGGCGGACGCCGCGCAGCACATCCGCCGCCCCGAGCTGGCCGGCACCGTGGACTTTCTCGCGGTGGACCTGTACGACCACGAGGCCGCCGCGCCGGTGCTCGACAGCGCCGAGTTCTACGCCGACTGCCGCGCCCTGCTGACGGACGACGGCTGCCTCACCGTCAACCTGTTCGGCCGCGCCAGCAGCTACGACCGCAGCCTGGCCCAGATGGCCGAGGCCTTCGGCGAGCAGGCCCTGTGGGCCTTCAAGCCCACGCGCGAAGGCAACACCGTGGTGCTGGCCCAGCGCACGCCCAGCCGCCCGAAGCGCGACGAGCTGCAGGCGCGCGCCGAGCACATCCAGGCACGCTGGGACCTGCCCGCGCCCAAGTGGCTGCGCGTGTTCAAGCCCGTCGCCGCCTGA
- a CDS encoding TatD family hydrolase has protein sequence MPAWIDTHVHLDEFIHHGGAAHANAERERAAQAGVAHCVLPAVERANFDAVRELAHRHGDSYALGIHPLFTRNAGDDDLQALADELAQRADDPRLVAIGEIGLDYFDKTLDDARQQRLWREQLRLARTHDLPVIVHSRRSVDQVLKGLRELPVRGGIAHAFNGSEQQARMLIDLGFKLGFGGAATFERAHQIRRLAASLPLDALVLETDAPDIPPHWLYVTAAEREAGAPPARNSPAELPRIGAVIAELRGMPADELAAACRANACAALPRLGALLA, from the coding sequence ATGCCCGCCTGGATCGACACCCATGTTCACCTGGACGAATTCATCCACCACGGCGGCGCCGCGCACGCCAATGCCGAGCGAGAGCGCGCCGCGCAGGCCGGCGTGGCGCACTGCGTGCTGCCAGCCGTGGAGCGTGCCAACTTCGATGCCGTGCGCGAGCTGGCGCACCGCCATGGCGACAGCTACGCGCTGGGCATCCACCCGCTGTTCACGCGCAACGCAGGCGACGATGACCTGCAGGCCCTGGCCGATGAGCTTGCGCAGCGCGCCGATGACCCGCGCTTGGTGGCCATCGGCGAGATCGGGCTGGACTATTTCGACAAGACGCTCGACGACGCGCGCCAGCAGCGCCTCTGGCGCGAGCAGCTGCGCCTGGCACGCACGCATGACCTGCCCGTGATCGTGCATTCGCGCCGCTCGGTGGACCAGGTGCTGAAAGGCCTGCGCGAGCTGCCCGTGCGCGGCGGCATTGCCCACGCCTTCAACGGCAGCGAGCAGCAGGCGCGCATGCTCATCGACCTGGGCTTCAAGCTGGGCTTTGGCGGCGCGGCCACGTTCGAGCGCGCGCACCAGATCCGCCGCCTGGCAGCCAGCCTGCCCCTTGATGCGCTGGTGCTGGAGACCGACGCGCCCGACATCCCGCCGCACTGGCTGTACGTGACGGCGGCCGAGCGCGAGGCCGGCGCGCCACCCGCGCGCAACAGCCCGGCCGAGCTGCCGCGCATTGGCGCCGTGATTGCCGAGCTGCGCGGCATGCCTGCCGATGAGCTGGCTGCTGCCTGCCGCGCCAATGCCTGCGCCGCACTGCCGCGCCTGGGTGCGCTGCTGGCATGA